A single genomic interval of Patescibacteria group bacterium harbors:
- a CDS encoding methyltransferase domain-containing protein codes for MANLSIENLLCCPICKNRLTFDSEVFSCTFCGEKFTKNKNIYDFQVQVDDQDKNHKEKFEQLILNNKSSEWFTQVFNCLSPVEYFEALFDPHLKEINEYNKKFISEGINIGERYDNLIFHQSKNDLHIISAMRYISKIKNKNIALDIGCGTLRVTKALLKMGFEQVIAIDFLPELMSYGYEKLSDEDKKRVFLVKADVRFLPFQESSVDLIFALELFEHINAPKLMLLDLKRILNNNGMGIMNTWNASEIRHRKIIRQEGKSYYKNGFFYKLYELKELKKILKEVNVDFSVRLHGIYFGAYLSNLLGNGFAKIIAFLDYLFSFFLPKFLFHYLLFVFKKENIVYKK; via the coding sequence ATGGCAAATTTATCAATTGAAAATTTATTATGTTGCCCGATTTGCAAAAACCGCTTAACTTTTGATTCGGAAGTCTTTTCTTGCACTTTTTGCGGGGAAAAATTCACAAAAAACAAAAATATTTATGATTTTCAAGTACAAGTTGATGACCAAGATAAAAATCATAAAGAAAAATTTGAGCAATTGATTCTGAATAATAAATCTTCTGAATGGTTTACTCAAGTATTCAATTGTCTGTCCCCTGTAGAATATTTTGAGGCGTTATTTGATCCACATTTGAAGGAAATTAATGAATACAATAAAAAATTCATCTCAGAAGGTATTAACATAGGAGAGAGATATGACAACCTTATTTTCCACCAAAGTAAAAATGATCTTCACATTATCAGCGCCATGAGATATATTTCCAAAATTAAAAATAAAAATATCGCGTTGGATATAGGTTGTGGAACATTAAGAGTAACTAAAGCATTATTGAAAATGGGGTTCGAACAAGTTATCGCAATTGATTTTCTTCCAGAATTAATGTCATACGGATATGAAAAATTAAGCGACGAAGACAAAAAAAGAGTATTTTTGGTTAAAGCTGATGTAAGATTTCTGCCATTTCAAGAATCATCTGTTGATCTTATTTTTGCCCTTGAATTATTTGAACATATTAACGCCCCCAAACTTATGCTTTTGGATCTTAAAAGAATTCTTAATAATAATGGCATGGGAATAATGAATACCTGGAATGCTTCAGAAATTAGGCATCGTAAAATTATCAGACAAGAAGGTAAGTCTTATTACAAAAACGGTTTCTTTTACAAACTCTATGAATTAAAAGAACTGAAAAAAATATTAAAGGAAGTAAATGTCGACTTCTCTGTAAGGCTTCATGGAATTTATTTCGGGGCATACCTTTCAAATCTTTTAGGCAATGGATTCGCCAAAATCATTGCCTTTTTAGATTATCTGTTCAGTTTTTTTCTGCCTAAATTTTTATTTCATTATTTGCTTTTCGTATTTAAAAAAGAAAATATTGTTTACAAAAAATGA
- the wecB gene encoding UDP-N-acetylglucosamine 2-epimerase (non-hydrolyzing) → MKVLCVVGARPNFIKIAPLFKEFKKYQKIKPILVHTGQHYDYKMSGAFFKELNIPKPNYNLGIKAGLHGEQTGKTMIEFEKVCLKEKPDLVIVVGDVNATLAGALVAAKLHIPVAHIEAGLRSGDMNMPEEINRILTDHISDILFCPTPTAIKNLKKENIIKNVYNTGDLMYDVFLKNIKIAQKKSKILKILDLKPKAYCLLTIHRASNVDNPENLKKILEAIQESNEKVIFPIHPRTQKQLKKLKLKIEKCKLKIITPVGYLDMLWLEKNAKKILTDSGGVQKEAYFAKTPCITLRDTIEWIETRKYGWNILVGNNKKKIIKAIKFFNPKEKQINCFGDGRTAKKIVKNILNKLK, encoded by the coding sequence ATAAAAGTATTGTGCGTTGTCGGCGCGAGGCCTAATTTTATCAAGATTGCCCCCTTGTTTAAAGAATTTAAAAAATATCAGAAAATCAAGCCAATTCTTGTTCACACCGGACAGCATTATGATTATAAAATGTCCGGTGCATTTTTTAAAGAATTAAATATCCCTAAACCAAATTACAATTTGGGCATTAAGGCTGGTCTTCATGGCGAGCAAACCGGCAAAACGATGATTGAATTTGAAAAAGTTTGCTTGAAAGAAAAACCTGATTTAGTAATTGTGGTTGGCGATGTTAATGCTACCTTGGCCGGAGCTCTTGTGGCGGCAAAATTACACATTCCAGTCGCCCATATTGAAGCGGGACTGCGCTCCGGAGACATGAATATGCCGGAAGAAATCAATCGCATTTTAACCGATCATATTTCTGATATTCTTTTTTGCCCGACTCCAACCGCGATAAAAAATTTAAAGAAAGAGAATATCATTAAAAATGTTTATAACACGGGAGATTTGATGTATGACGTCTTCTTAAAAAATATTAAAATCGCGCAAAAAAAATCTAAAATTTTAAAAATCTTAGATTTAAAACCAAAAGCTTATTGTCTCTTAACCATTCATCGCGCTTCAAACGTGGATAACCCCGAAAATTTAAAAAAAATTCTTGAGGCAATTCAAGAAAGCAATGAAAAAGTTATTTTTCCAATCCACCCCCGCACGCAGAAACAATTAAAAAAACTCAAATTGAAAATTGAAAAATGCAAATTGAAAATTATAACTCCGGTGGGCTATTTGGATATGCTTTGGCTCGAAAAAAATGCAAAAAAAATTTTAACCGACTCCGGGGGAGTTCAAAAAGAAGCTTATTTTGCCAAAACTCCCTGTATCACCCTGAGAGATACTATTGAATGGATAGAAACACGCAAATATGGTTGGAATATTTTAGTCGGCAATAATAAGAAAAAAATTATCAAAGCAATTAAATTCTTTAACCCTAAAGAAAAACAAATTAATTGTTTCGGCGACGGTAGAACTGCAAAAAAAATTGTTAAAAATATATTGAATAAATTAAAATAA
- a CDS encoding DegT/DnrJ/EryC1/StrS family aminotransferase, translated as MQFLDLTAQYKSIKKEINKAVSKVLNNAHFILGEEVTELEKEVAAYCKTQYAIGVNSGTDALLLALMALDIGPGDEVITTPFTFFATAEVIAVRGAKPIFVDIDPKTFNIDTDKIEEKITAKTKAIIPVHLYGQPCEMDKIMEISKKHKLYVIEDCAQAIGAKYKGKNVGSFGEFGCLSFFPSKNLGAYGDAGMVLTNNEKLAEKIKMLRQHGSRKKYYHETLGVNSRIDALQAAILRVKLKYLNKWVKGRQQKAKKYNQSLAKIKGISVPYLAKNNEHVYHQYTIRAQKRDELQQYLTKNNIPSVIYYPVPLHLQPVFKNLGYKENDFIQTEKATTEVMSLPIYPELSQKEQSHIIQKIKEFYASK; from the coding sequence ATGCAATTTTTAGATCTTACCGCTCAATATAAATCCATTAAAAAAGAAATTAACAAGGCTGTTAGCAAAGTATTAAACAATGCTCATTTTATTTTAGGTGAAGAAGTGACTGAATTGGAAAAAGAAGTTGCCGCGTATTGCAAAACGCAATATGCCATTGGCGTTAATTCCGGAACAGATGCTCTCCTTCTCGCATTAATGGCTCTTGATATTGGTCCTGGAGATGAAGTTATTACCACTCCTTTCACTTTTTTTGCCACAGCTGAAGTAATCGCTGTCCGCGGCGCCAAACCGATTTTTGTTGATATTGATCCTAAAACTTTTAATATTGATACTGATAAAATTGAAGAAAAAATTACCGCGAAAACCAAAGCCATAATTCCGGTTCATCTTTACGGCCAACCATGTGAAATGGACAAAATAATGGAAATCTCAAAAAAACATAAACTTTATGTTATTGAGGATTGCGCTCAAGCCATTGGCGCCAAATATAAAGGAAAAAATGTCGGATCCTTCGGCGAATTCGGTTGTCTTTCATTTTTCCCTTCAAAAAATCTCGGCGCTTACGGCGATGCCGGAATGGTCTTGACCAATAACGAAAAATTGGCTGAAAAAATAAAAATGCTTCGCCAGCATGGTTCAAGGAAAAAATATTATCACGAAACTCTCGGGGTCAACAGCCGCATAGATGCTCTTCAAGCGGCAATTCTGAGAGTTAAATTAAAATATCTGAATAAATGGGTAAAAGGACGCCAACAAAAAGCAAAAAAATATAATCAGAGTTTGGCGAAAATAAAAGGAATATCCGTCCCCTATCTCGCCAAAAATAACGAACATGTTTATCATCAATACACCATTCGGGCGCAAAAACGCGATGAACTCCAACAGTATTTAACCAAAAATAATATTCCTTCTGTGATATATTATCCGGTACCGCTTCATCTCCAGCCTGTTTTTAAAAATTTAGGTTATAAAGAAAACGATTTCATTCAAACTGAAAAAGCGACAACAGAAGTAATGTCACTGCCTATTTATCCGGAACTTTCTCAAAAAGAACAAAGTCATATCATCCAAAAAATCAAGGAATTTTATGCCTCAAAATAA
- a CDS encoding acyltransferase: MEKKFWTHSSAEVSPGAKIGSGTKIWQNSQVLAGAQIGENCMVGHNCFVGGQVKMGNGVKLESNVDAWDLVTLEDYVFVGPSAVFTNDPNPRAKFPKKKYPEYGKWKSTLVKEGASIGANATIVCGATIGKSAFIGAGSVVTKDIPDYALAYGVPAAVHDWVCDCGNKLQFKNNKSVCKICGKKYLKEKKTVKQI; encoded by the coding sequence ATGGAAAAAAAATTTTGGACACATTCATCAGCAGAAGTTTCACCGGGAGCAAAAATCGGTTCCGGGACAAAAATTTGGCAAAACAGCCAGGTTTTAGCCGGCGCGCAAATCGGCGAAAATTGCATGGTCGGACATAATTGTTTTGTCGGCGGCCAAGTAAAAATGGGCAATGGCGTTAAATTGGAATCCAATGTTGACGCTTGGGATTTAGTTACTTTGGAAGATTATGTTTTTGTCGGACCGTCGGCGGTTTTCACCAATGATCCTAATCCGCGCGCAAAATTTCCAAAGAAAAAATATCCGGAATACGGCAAATGGAAATCCACTTTGGTTAAAGAAGGCGCATCAATCGGCGCCAATGCCACAATTGTTTGCGGCGCCACCATCGGCAAAAGCGCTTTTATCGGTGCCGGTTCGGTTGTTACTAAAGATATCCCTGATTACGCTTTGGCTTACGGTGTACCGGCTGCTGTTCATGATTGGGTTTGCGATTGCGGCAACAAGTTGCAATTTAAAAACAATAAATCCGTTTGTAAAATTTGCGGCAAAAAATATTTAAAAGAAAAAAAGACAGTCAAGCAAATATAA
- a CDS encoding Gfo/Idh/MocA family oxidoreductase — translation MVIESSKKNIAVIGSGYWGKNLVRNFYELGVLKTVSDLNQNALDALKKNYPEINTTQKFEDVALDKNIKGVVIATPAATHYQVVKKFLLAGKDVFVEKPLALNIKHGEELVKLAEKQKCILMVGHLLLYHPAVIKLKELIEQGELGKIRYIHSNRLNFGKLRTEENILWSFAPHDIAVIIDLMGKLPKKICSHGMDWLNKDVADSTLSYFEFDKNQAAHIFVSWLNPFKEQKLSVIGEKKMAVFDDQTENKLVVYPHKVEWLGKIPEAKKAEGEIISLPPSEPLRQECQHFLDCINTRKNPKSDGKEALSVLKILNACQESLDKKGKIIKLS, via the coding sequence ATGGTTATAGAATCATCAAAAAAAAATATCGCGGTAATCGGCAGTGGTTACTGGGGTAAAAATTTAGTTAGAAATTTTTATGAGTTAGGCGTTTTAAAAACCGTTAGTGATCTTAATCAAAACGCGCTTGATGCTCTGAAAAAAAATTATCCGGAAATTAATACTACGCAAAAATTTGAAGACGTGGCGCTTGATAAAAATATCAAAGGCGTGGTCATTGCCACGCCGGCCGCCACCCATTATCAAGTGGTTAAAAAATTTCTTCTGGCCGGCAAGGATGTTTTTGTCGAAAAACCTTTGGCTTTGAATATCAAGCATGGCGAGGAATTGGTGAAATTAGCCGAAAAACAAAAATGCATTTTAATGGTCGGGCATCTTCTTCTTTATCATCCGGCCGTGATTAAATTAAAAGAATTGATTGAACAGGGAGAACTGGGAAAAATCCGCTATATTCATTCCAATCGTCTTAACTTCGGCAAACTTCGCACTGAAGAAAATATTCTTTGGTCGTTTGCTCCGCATGATATCGCGGTCATTATTGATTTAATGGGAAAATTGCCTAAAAAAATTTGCAGCCATGGCATGGATTGGCTGAATAAAGACGTGGCAGACAGCACTTTAAGTTATTTTGAATTTGATAAAAATCAAGCCGCTCATATTTTTGTTTCTTGGCTTAATCCTTTTAAAGAACAAAAATTATCCGTAATCGGCGAGAAAAAAATGGCTGTTTTTGACGATCAAACAGAAAATAAATTGGTTGTTTATCCTCATAAAGTTGAATGGCTCGGCAAAATTCCGGAAGCGAAAAAAGCGGAAGGAGAAATAATTTCTCTGCCGCCATCTGAGCCGCTGCGTCAAGAATGCCAGCATTTCCTTGATTGCATCAATACTCGCAAAAATCCTAAAAGCGACGGAAAAGAAGCATTAAGTGTTTTAAAAATCTTAAATGCTTGCCAAGAATCTTTAGATAAAAAAGGTAAAATAATTAAATTATCATAA
- a CDS encoding nucleotide sugar dehydrogenase, with amino-acid sequence MKNLETLIKNKKAKITIIGLGYVGLPLAVVLAEQGFRVFGFDVQKNKVKLVNQGHSYIADISSADLQGVLKSKKFSATTDKKILKLADVIIICVPTPLDKYKQPDITYIQSTVKEIARFIRKGQLIILESTTYPGTTREVILPVLQKSGLKVGKDFFLAFSPERIDPGNQKFNVRNVPKVVGGITPKCTKLTNLVYRSFLEKVFKVSSPEAAEMTKILENTFRIVNVSMINELALLCGKMGIDIWEVIEAAKTKPYGFMPFYPGPGIGGHCIPLDPFYLSWKAKEYGFYTRFIELGGEINDGMPHFVVTKVISGLNQHKKSLNGAKVLVWGVAYKKDVADPRESASYHVIRDLWKKGANVEYFDPYIPEFRIDNKNLKSIEYQPKNLKHYDCVLILADHSNLNYDEVAKKSLLVVDTRNAIKNRKFKNVLWL; translated from the coding sequence ATGAAAAATTTAGAAACATTAATTAAAAACAAAAAAGCTAAAATTACAATCATCGGACTCGGTTATGTGGGACTTCCGCTGGCCGTGGTATTAGCCGAGCAAGGATTCAGAGTTTTTGGTTTTGATGTTCAAAAAAATAAAGTTAAGTTGGTCAATCAAGGTCATTCTTATATCGCCGATATTTCTTCGGCTGATTTGCAAGGGGTTCTTAAATCTAAAAAATTTTCAGCCACCACGGATAAAAAAATTCTAAAGCTTGCCGATGTGATTATTATCTGTGTTCCCACTCCTTTGGATAAATACAAACAGCCTGACATTACTTATATTCAATCCACGGTTAAAGAAATTGCCCGTTTTATCAGAAAAGGGCAATTAATAATTTTAGAAAGCACCACTTATCCCGGAACAACACGCGAAGTTATTTTGCCTGTTCTTCAAAAATCCGGTTTAAAAGTGGGAAAAGATTTTTTCTTGGCTTTTTCGCCGGAACGAATTGATCCGGGTAATCAAAAATTCAACGTCAGAAATGTTCCCAAGGTAGTTGGCGGTATTACTCCTAAATGCACCAAACTTACAAATTTAGTTTATAGATCATTCTTGGAAAAAGTTTTTAAAGTTTCTTCGCCTGAAGCCGCGGAAATGACAAAAATTCTTGAAAATACTTTCCGAATAGTCAATGTTTCAATGATTAACGAATTGGCTCTTTTATGCGGGAAAATGGGTATTGATATTTGGGAAGTGATTGAAGCGGCCAAAACAAAACCCTACGGATTTATGCCATTTTATCCCGGACCTGGAATCGGAGGACACTGCATTCCACTTGATCCGTTTTATCTTTCCTGGAAAGCCAAAGAATACGGGTTTTATACAAGATTTATAGAATTGGGCGGTGAAATAAATGATGGAATGCCCCATTTTGTCGTAACAAAAGTTATTTCCGGACTTAATCAGCATAAGAAATCTTTAAACGGAGCCAAGGTTTTAGTTTGGGGTGTTGCTTATAAAAAAGACGTGGCCGACCCAAGAGAGTCAGCTTCTTATCATGTCATTCGCGATCTTTGGAAAAAAGGAGCCAATGTGGAATATTTTGATCCATATATTCCGGAATTTAGAATTGACAATAAAAATTTAAAATCCATTGAATATCAACCAAAAAATCTTAAACATTATGATTGCGTTTTAATTTTAGCCGATCACTCTAATCTCAATTATGATGAAGTGGCTAAAAAATCGCTTTTAGTGGTTGACACGCGCAACGCTATTAAAAATAGAAAATTTAAAAATGTATTATGGTTATAG
- a CDS encoding flippase: MSSTAKNTLYLFFARIYQKLTALFYYFLLARYLGVADFGKITFTLSFVAIFAAFIDFGLNALLARETAREKSKTKIYLGNILGIKFIFSILIFAVVFIVINLLHYPIITKNLIYLGTIFIILCLFADTLYFAFRGYFNFKYEAVGIIINQTIVVAAGLIFMKLKFGLLLIFMPYIFGSLFYLINALVLFKRCTGFKLKLFFDQSFIRNLLKVSFPFFIAGLIGVLYINIDTVLLSRLADDRAMGWYNAAKRLILSLLFLIPIPLSAAIYPTLSRHFISSRQDFSRVFQEAIFYLFLILCPIFLGTLILARPIISLLYGNDYLNAVAVLQILILAMPLMFFDNLVISLLNASNRQKNNMINQGIGLVLLIIFSFILIPLFSQRGAAIAYLLSYIILFILEIYWVLKLVNFKEKYFFKKMSKILLSGLIMAGGLLIFKTRLNVVFSTLLGIIIYGAFIYFLGVIKRGDILEIKNLIFSKNIPQNLE; this comes from the coding sequence ATGTCTTCAACAGCCAAAAACACGTTATATCTTTTTTTTGCCAGAATTTATCAAAAATTAACCGCTTTATTTTATTATTTTTTATTAGCCAGATATTTAGGGGTGGCGGATTTTGGTAAAATTACTTTTACACTTTCCTTTGTTGCTATTTTTGCCGCTTTTATTGATTTTGGATTAAATGCTCTTTTAGCTCGCGAGACAGCCAGAGAAAAATCAAAAACCAAAATTTATTTGGGGAATATTTTGGGCATTAAATTTATTTTCAGTATTTTAATTTTTGCCGTTGTTTTTATCGTCATTAATTTGCTTCACTATCCGATAATTACCAAAAATTTAATATATTTGGGAACCATCTTTATAATTTTATGTTTATTCGCCGATACTTTATATTTCGCTTTTCGCGGTTATTTTAATTTTAAATACGAAGCAGTCGGCATTATCATCAATCAAACAATTGTTGTTGCTGCCGGTTTGATTTTTATGAAATTAAAATTCGGATTGCTTTTGATATTTATGCCTTATATTTTTGGCAGCTTGTTTTATTTGATTAATGCTCTTGTGCTTTTTAAAAGATGTACGGGTTTTAAATTGAAATTATTTTTTGATCAAAGTTTTATTAGAAATTTATTAAAAGTCAGTTTTCCATTTTTTATTGCCGGATTGATTGGTGTCCTATATATTAATATTGATACAGTCCTTCTCTCTCGCTTGGCTGACGATCGAGCTATGGGCTGGTATAATGCCGCCAAAAGGTTGATTTTAAGCCTTTTATTTTTAATACCCATTCCTTTGAGCGCGGCTATTTATCCGACTCTCAGTCGTCATTTTATTTCTTCTCGTCAAGATTTTTCCCGAGTTTTTCAGGAAGCGATTTTTTATCTTTTTTTAATTCTTTGCCCGATTTTTTTAGGAACATTAATTTTAGCGCGGCCAATAATCAGTTTGCTTTACGGAAACGATTATTTGAATGCAGTCGCAGTTCTTCAAATTTTAATTTTGGCTATGCCCTTGATGTTTTTTGATAATTTGGTGATCAGCTTGCTTAATGCTTCCAATCGGCAAAAAAATAATATGATTAATCAGGGAATAGGACTTGTGTTATTAATTATTTTTTCTTTTATTTTAATTCCTTTATTTTCTCAGCGTGGAGCAGCGATAGCTTATTTACTCAGTTATATTATTCTTTTCATTTTAGAAATTTATTGGGTTTTAAAATTGGTTAATTTCAAAGAAAAATATTTTTTCAAAAAAATGTCTAAAATTTTATTGTCCGGTCTGATAATGGCTGGCGGACTTTTAATTTTTAAGACAAGATTGAATGTGGTTTTCTCGACTTTATTGGGAATAATAATTTATGGCGCATTTATTTATTTTTTGGGAGTAATAAAAAGAGGGGACATTTTAGAAATTAAAAATTTAATTTTTTCTAAAAATATTCCTCAAAATTTAGAATAA
- a CDS encoding O-antigen ligase family protein, producing MSKISEKICLTIIHYGSYLILFLPLLVYQYTLYPYIFGKIIFFRILVEIIFAAWLFLAIYNKNYRPDWKNPLVFSLTAFMGVLVLTMFTGIDISRSFWSTQERMTGVLTLLHFWAWFLTLTSCFKKWQDWRKLIWASLICSFLVGLYGLGQKIGLKFLLQNDGASRMAATLGNSIFLAVYAMLHIFLAGSLIILEKVKLGKIFSFLILLLNFGIMLWAASRGVLGAFGLSFLLLLSYLIFTLRTKRLKLIFIPIFILLILILVGGVFFCQTQKGKLWTVKAPVFIHRIVYLTGGVEERTIAWNAGWQSFKEKPILGWGWENYNIIFNKYYNPYYLSLGQGNTWFDRSHNQVVDLLALTGGVGIMAYLAVFGVIFWLLLRKRNTNKYKICGVLFACMFFAYFIQNLTVFDTPAPLIVFYFSLALVYFITTNKNLEKPEARNSKFETNLKLKNQNSKSNQLPLPIFIFLIIIFLPWSIYKFNLEPFIQSKAAVVGISASRVDLKAGLDWYKKSLDKSVFTNPEIRTQLAKTIVEFPGQSNLDPMILQNGTDFVIKEFEKSIQEHPRDVRNYLYLGQLYNLGSKYNKTYLDRAEEILKKATGLSPKRQQVYFELGRTHLYKKEYEKSANTIQEAVNFDNKIGESYWNLATTYLIWGKNQEAAAAINKAYGELHYYKEGMDFNIARAYAEIKDFENAFIFCGKIVDQQSDNLTSQLGCALIYAKGGNQGMAEKIFDEIENKNPQAVQQVRQLLEQ from the coding sequence ATGTCTAAAATATCAGAAAAAATTTGTCTGACCATTATCCACTATGGATCTTATTTGATTTTATTTTTGCCGCTTTTAGTTTATCAATATACTTTATATCCTTATATTTTCGGCAAAATTATATTTTTCAGGATTTTAGTGGAAATTATTTTTGCCGCTTGGTTGTTTTTGGCTATTTATAATAAAAATTATCGACCTGATTGGAAAAATCCTTTGGTTTTCAGCTTAACCGCATTCATGGGTGTTTTGGTTCTAACAATGTTTACGGGTATTGATATCTCGCGTTCTTTTTGGTCAACCCAAGAAAGGATGACTGGTGTTTTAACCCTGCTTCATTTTTGGGCATGGTTTTTAACTTTAACCAGTTGTTTTAAAAAGTGGCAAGATTGGCGAAAATTAATTTGGGCAAGTTTGATTTGTTCTTTTTTGGTCGGACTCTACGGATTGGGGCAAAAAATAGGGTTAAAATTTTTATTACAGAATGATGGTGCTTCGCGCATGGCCGCAACTTTGGGTAATTCTATTTTTTTGGCAGTTTATGCCATGTTGCATATTTTTTTAGCCGGTTCTCTAATAATTTTAGAAAAAGTAAAATTGGGGAAAATTTTTTCTTTTTTGATTTTACTCCTTAATTTTGGGATCATGCTTTGGGCTGCTAGTCGCGGAGTCTTAGGAGCTTTTGGTTTGTCATTTTTATTATTATTGAGTTATCTAATATTTACTCTGCGAACCAAAAGATTAAAATTAATTTTCATTCCAATTTTTATTTTATTGATTTTAATTTTAGTCGGCGGAGTATTTTTTTGCCAAACTCAAAAAGGAAAACTTTGGACTGTTAAAGCCCCGGTTTTTATCCATAGAATAGTTTATTTGACTGGCGGTGTCGAAGAACGAACTATTGCTTGGAATGCCGGTTGGCAAAGTTTTAAAGAAAAACCGATTTTGGGTTGGGGTTGGGAAAATTATAATATAATTTTCAACAAGTACTATAATCCTTATTATTTAAGTTTAGGCCAGGGAAATACCTGGTTTGATCGTTCGCATAATCAAGTTGTGGATTTGTTGGCTTTAACCGGTGGTGTCGGTATAATGGCTTATTTAGCGGTGTTTGGAGTGATTTTTTGGTTATTATTACGGAAACGCAATACAAATAAATATAAGATTTGTGGGGTGTTATTTGCTTGCATGTTTTTTGCGTATTTTATTCAGAATTTAACTGTTTTTGATACGCCGGCACCACTTATTGTCTTTTATTTTAGTTTAGCTTTGGTCTATTTTATAACAACGAATAAGAATTTAGAAAAACCCGAAGCACGAAACTCAAAATTCGAAACAAATTTAAAACTCAAAAATCAAAATTCAAAATCAAATCAGCTTCCGCTCCCGATTTTTATTTTTCTAATTATTATTTTTTTGCCGTGGTCAATTTATAAATTTAATCTTGAGCCTTTTATTCAGAGTAAGGCGGCGGTAGTCGGTATTTCCGCTTCCAGGGTTGATTTAAAAGCAGGTCTTGATTGGTATAAAAAATCTTTGGATAAATCGGTTTTTACCAATCCGGAAATCAGAACGCAGTTGGCCAAGACTATTGTTGAATTTCCGGGCCAATCAAATCTTGATCCGATGATTTTGCAAAATGGTACGGATTTTGTAATTAAAGAATTTGAAAAAAGTATTCAAGAACATCCTCGCGATGTGAGAAATTATTTATATTTAGGTCAGTTGTATAATTTAGGTTCAAAATATAATAAAACATATCTTGATAGAGCGGAAGAAATTTTAAAAAAAGCGACAGGGCTCTCACCAAAACGCCAGCAAGTTTATTTTGAATTAGGCAGAACTCATCTTTATAAAAAAGAATACGAAAAATCAGCTAACACTATTCAAGAAGCGGTTAATTTTGACAATAAAATAGGGGAGTCATATTGGAATTTAGCCACAACCTATTTAATTTGGGGGAAAAATCAGGAAGCTGCTGCGGCAATAAATAAAGCATACGGAGAATTACATTATTATAAAGAAGGCATGGATTTTAATATTGCTCGGGCTTATGCCGAAATTAAAGATTTTGAAAATGCTTTTATATTTTGTGGTAAGATTGTCGATCAACAATCGGATAATTTAACTTCTCAATTGGGTTGCGCTTTGATTTACGCCAAAGGCGGTAATCAAGGAATGGCTGAAAAAATTTTTGATGAAATAGAAAATAAAAATCCGCAAGCGGTTCAGCAGGTTAGGCAATTATTGGAACAATAA